A DNA window from Zingiber officinale cultivar Zhangliang chromosome 3A, Zo_v1.1, whole genome shotgun sequence contains the following coding sequences:
- the LOC122050189 gene encoding uncharacterized protein LOC122050189, protein MDGKDNFWYSDYISDLDPYDLSLLQWHLNLDSTYELRLPSPNEHPSSPPEGFVTVFRDQILGGLRFPLHPFFSEICQYCGIGLSQFAPNVFQAVCGTIILRAEPGVFNVQAKPGYKFFDDLPSSNKGWKSRFFFLRPSVPLAGPSQWCSILSSDFPVHIHEPSCSTASDKLSGVVVHLSVLMLEGILYAFGLSPVPTEIGAPFVAALLRSFASQEKPTVVVLQALHEELTQGPSTAPAAPADLQPLEPQTSDVGVPSTYIEPLSSGPVGSAPLHAPAPPTTEPPSEGQVPPPPPTMKLRLARKGKRVAPVTATSPPPPRRQRVVSISSPSRSLDASSAEERASDLETANLSLDLAALLQRENAALKARLRELEPPVASTTSSDPALGDLDAYLRAAGESANSARALSHATFDKLQKLEASLKTSESALASEMERHRATASELKNKEAELLSRSYELALLRQSRELLQMGLAETQAQVLASAAEEATMRGQWETCRAALQSLEADLSKAREAISQSQSDLSVVRAEAASSKNSLVVYQAGEPERLKAYRLAYIRSALFLRKLAGWMVLLLCHGVAGGVRQAFEQGYLHSAPPATFLDTARLSRELPQNTFPSFEADDGLFLLEAPPPAADQAPPDISAQGFPTAAPGTPADPASSSLGIV, encoded by the exons ATGGATGGTAAGGACAACTTCTGGTATTCGGACTACATTTCTGATTTAGACCCTTATGACCTATCTCTACTGCAATGGCACTTGAATCTGGATTCCACATATGAGCTTCGTCTTCCTTCCCCGAAcgaacacccttcttctcctcccgaaggcTTTGTCACTGTCTTCAGAGATCAAATCTTAGGTGGCCTTCGTTTTCCCTTACATCCCTTCTTCTCCGAGATATGTCAGTACTGCGGCATCGGCCTCTCCCAGTTCGCCCCCAACGTGTTCCAGGCCGTCTGCGGCACCATCATCCT GCGAGCCGAGCCGGGAGTATTCAACGTCCAAGCCAAGCCGGGTTACAAATTCTTTGATGACCTGCCTTCTTCTAACAAAGGCTGGAAATCCCGCTTCTTTTTTCTCAGGCCCTCCGTTCCCTTAGCTGGGCCTTCCCAATGGTGCTCCATCCTTTCTTCGGACTTTCCCGTACACATTCATGAACCTTCCTGCTCCACAGCCTCGGACAAGCTGAGTGGTGTTGTCGTTCACTTGTCCGTGCTGATGCTGGAAGGCATTTTGTACGCCTTTGGTCTCAGCCCCGTTCCGACAGAAAttggagctccttttg TGGCTGCCCTTCTCCGTTCTTTCGCCAGCCAGGAGAAGCCAACTGTGGTCGTCCTGCAAGCGTTGCACGAAGAGCTAACGCAAGGCCCATCAACTGCTCCTGCTGCTCCCGCCGATCTGCAACCTCTGGAGCCTCAAACCTCAGATGTGGGAGTCCCTTCTACGTATATTGAACCGCTTTCCTCTGGCCCTGTAGGCTCGGCCCCACTTCACGCCCCTGCTCCACCTACGACTGAGCCACCCTCAGAAGGACAAGTGCCCCCGCCTCCTCCTACCATGAAACTTCGCCTCGCACGCAAGGGTAAGAGGGTGGCGCCGGTCACCGCAACATCTCCTCCGCCTCCTCGCCGTCAACGCGTGGTCAGCATTTCTTCCCCCTCCAGGTCCTTGGATGCAAGCTCGGCCGAGGAGCGGGCCTCCGATCTAGAAACCGCGAACCTATCATTGGACCTGGCAGCTCTA CTCCAGCGAGAGAATGCGGCTCTCAAGGCCCGTCTCCGGGAACTAGAGCCTCCTGTGGCCTCCACGACCTCTTCTGATCCTGCACTGGGAGATCTGGATGCCTACCTGCGTGCCGCTGGGGAGTCCGCCAACTCTGCCCGAGCCCTCTCCCATGCCACCTTCGACAAGCTACAAAAGCTGGAAGCATCCCTGAAGACGAGTGAGTCTGCACTGGCTTCTGAAATGGAGCGCCACCGAGCGACCGCATCTGAACTGAAAAACAAAGAAGCCGAGCTGCTTTCTCGGTCATATGAGTTGGCGCTGTTGCGGCAGAGTCGGGAGCTCTTGCAGATGGGATTGGCCGAGACTCAGGCTCAGGTTCTCGCTTCTGCTGCTGAGGAGGCCACCATGCGCGGCCAATGGGAAACCTGCCGAGCTGCTCTTCAGTCCTTGGAGGCAGATCTCTCGAAAGCtcgggaggcaatctcacaaagCCAGAGCGACTTGTCCGTGGTCCGCGCTGAGGCTGCCTCGAGCAAGAACAGCTTGGTGGTGTATCAGGCTGGCGAGCCAGAGCGACTGAAGGCCTACAGACTGGCCTATATCCGCTCCGCCTTATTCCTCCGGAAGCTGGCGGGCTGGATGGTCTTGCTGCTTTGTCACGGGGTCGCTGGCGGGGTTAGGCAAGCGTTTGAGCAAGGTTACCTACACTCGGCACCTCCGGCCACTTTTCTGGATACAGCTCGCCTGTCCAGGGAATTGCCGCAGAATACTTTCCCTTCCTTCGAGGCGGACGACGGGCTCTTCCTTCTGGAGGCTCCACCCCCTGCAGCTGACCAGGCTCCTCCAGATATCTCTGCCCAGGGTTTCCCGACTGCTGCTCCAGGAACGCCAGCTGACCCTGCGTCTTCTTCCCTGGGCATCGTGTAA